The genomic window ATAGCAAATTCGCCCAGATGTTCATTGATAGCTTTCAAATATTTCCGATGCTCAGTCATCGTCTTTGGTTTTAGCTTCCGACCTTCGAGTATTGTCAAATAACGTGTAGTCCATTCGCTAACTGTGGTCGCCTGTGTGCCGCTAATGCGGTCAACGAGTGGTGATTGTTTTGATGAGCCATAAATCGCCATATTAGCGGCTATGGCTTGCGTAATAGCCTCCCGCCGATTGCGTCCGAGGCCGTATTCTTTTCCTGTTCGTGGGTCGCGATAGCAAAAATAGCCGCCATTTATGGGTTGCAGGTTTGGCGGCAAATCGCGGTTTTTATGGCTTCTCCGGCGTGCCATGTTTTATCCTCGATAGTAATGCGGGGTGAACAGTTCTGGATGGGTTGAAGGTATTGTTTCGGGTAAGCTTCTCGGCGTTTTCGTCAACTAAATATTCTCGACCTTCAAATATGGCTGGCGGGAAAAAACGTCCGCCTCGGGCTGCGCGTCTAAGTGTTTCCATACAGTGCGGATGGGCTTGCCGCCGATTCCACTCGGATAATGTGATGTATGCCATTATTTGCCTCTGCTTAAATCAAGCCGCTACTCCGTTTGTTATGACGGCGAGCAGGCGGGGGGGATTGTGAATCGTAGAAATAAAGTTGCACACCTGGTGTGCAGTGGTGAGGTGATTTCAGGCTGCCATGCGACAGCCGGGATTATTTATTGCATGGTCGCTTGAATCCGATGTAGCGCACCATTTACCAGAGAGGCCAGTATTTCCTCTTTCGGCAAACCAGTACAAATGCCTTCCTCATATTCCCCAATAAGCTTGCAGTCCGCTTCAAATCGCGTTTGGCGGATATCATCTTCAAGAAGCCAGCATTCTGCATCGGCCTCATTCTCCATGCTAATAATACGGTTTTCCAGTTTTTCAATTTCTTCGAGAAGGCCGGTCTCCCGGCGGGCGAGTAATCCGGTGAGTAAACCATTCATGCTTCACCTCAATAGCGTTAATGTGAGTTGGAAAAGCGGCGTAGATTTCGTTTCTATAAAATCATGCCTAATTTATCGGCTTTACGCTGAGCTTCATAAGCATTACGAATGATTGCTCCGTCCGGGAATTGCCATGCGGTACAGCTGGCATTGTAAAAGCGAACCATTATTTTCTGGCTATTTGTGTCCATGCTGAACTCCTGTATTGCAGATGGCCGACTCCCTGACCGGGAGTCAGCCATGAATTACATTAATCTGTAGGTTTAAAATTTAGGAATTTTACTTGGCTAATGCTTTAAAGAAGCTAGATAAATATTTGCTGTCTATTTTATAATCGGCCCATTTTCTATTCATAGATATAGGAATGGAAATCGTTGTTCGACTGGTTGCGATTTCACGTGGCAGCAAAAATACATGTTTTTTATTGCCTTTTAAAACTATGGCGTAAAGCACAAAGAAATCTGCTATATCTCTTTGTTTGTTAATATAAAAGAACTATACGTACTTATTTCTCAAGTTAATTTATTTTTACAAAGTCGGATTTGCGATGTTTTTACATCTACAGATATTTTACTTACTGTAAA from Sodalis glossinidius str. 'morsitans' includes these protein-coding regions:
- a CDS encoding excisionase, translating into MAYITLSEWNRRQAHPHCMETLRRAARGGRFFPPAIFEGREYLVDENAEKLTRNNTFNPSRTVHPALLSRIKHGTPEKP